Within the Staphylococcus argenteus genome, the region CATGTAAGGTACACCGCTCTTATTTGTTTTTCCAAAAGTATCAAACGCCAATTTGTCTTTACTCATTGAATAAAGCATACGCGTTGAAGCATACATTCCTGAGTTACCCGCTGATAAAACAGACGTTAAAATAACTGCATTCATAAACGATGCTGCAAATGCAAACCCAGCATTTTTAAATACTAATGTAAATGGAGAAGTTGCTACGTTATCGCCACCACCCATTAACGCACTGCTATCATAAGGTATTAACATACCAATAACAAAAATAGCTAAGATATAAAATAATAAGATTCTCCAAAATACTTGTTTAATTGCTTTTGGAACTGCTCGCTCTGGGTTTTCAGATTCTCCAGCAGTAATTCCAATTAATTCCGTACCTTGGAATGAGAAACCTGCAATTAAGAATACACCTAGAATAGATAATAGACTACCACCTAAGTTTCCACCTAAAATTGGACCTTCACCTTTATTAAATACTTCAAATCCTACATAGTGTCCACCCATAATACCAACAATTGTCAGCAAGCCGATAGCAATGAAGATAATTACAGTAACTACTTTTATTAATGCTAGCCAATATTCACTTTCACCATATACACGTACAGATAATGAATTCAGGCTAAAAATAATCACTAAGAATAACGCACTCCACGCCCATGCAGGTATAGCTTGCAAAGGTGTCCAATATTGAATAACTTGCGCTGCAATCGTTATATCAGCTGCAACTGTAACAACCCAGTTAAACCAATAATTCCAACCAAGTGCGAAACCTAATGACGGGTCTACAAATCTTGTAGCATAGGTACTAAACGAACCCGATACAGGTAAATAAGTAGCCATTTCTCCAAGTGAAGTCATTAAGAAAAAGACCATTGCTCCGATAATTGCGTACCCAATTAATGCACCAAGAGCACCTGCATCGTGAATAGCACCACCAGATGTTACAAACAATCCAGTACCAATACAACCTCCAATCGCAATCATCGATATATGGCGATCTTTTAATCCCCTTTTGACAGAATTGTGACTTTCCTTTTGAACTTTTGACATATAAGCTCCCTTTCCATGTTTTAGAGGCCAAGAAATAAATAACCTTTAATTACCTTAATACCCAATTTAATTTTCTTTCAAAGATATTCAAAGTAAAAAAGTGGTTACATACCTATAAGATATGCAACCACTTTGGCTATTATCTATATAAGGTAGCACATCACATTCAGTGACAGTACAGTTCCTGTTCGAAAACTGTCCCAACAGATATAATTTA harbors:
- a CDS encoding amino acid permease, whose protein sequence is MSKVQKESHNSVKRGLKDRHISMIAIGGCIGTGLFVTSGGAIHDAGALGALIGYAIIGAMVFFLMTSLGEMATYLPVSGSFSTYATRFVDPSLGFALGWNYWFNWVVTVAADITIAAQVIQYWTPLQAIPAWAWSALFLVIIFSLNSLSVRVYGESEYWLALIKVVTVIIFIAIGLLTIVGIMGGHYVGFEVFNKGEGPILGGNLGGSLLSILGVFLIAGFSFQGTELIGITAGESENPERAVPKAIKQVFWRILLFYILAIFVIGMLIPYDSSALMGGGDNVATSPFTLVFKNAGFAFAASFMNAVILTSVLSAGNSGMYASTRMLYSMSKDKLAFDTFGKTNKSGVPYMSLLVTAIIVVIIFVLQSVTEGAYQYIVAASGLTGFIAWVGIAVSHYRFRRAYDKQNYDKSKLKYTAKLFPFGPIFAGILCVVVIIGQDVDFIKTGDFNFSRFLITYMGIPVFLAFFIYHKLRYKTKKIPLEQVDLRQDVSMDEIKG